The DNA window aagaagagggggaggaagaagagccgCGGGAGCCGCGGGCCAACCTTATTTTTAGGGGGTTCTGTGTGCGGCACACTGTCCATGTTGATTCTCTGGATCCTGCTGAGTCGGCctccccggcagccttcacatgagaggcgtggatccatgcagcaatcgaccttgagtgcagtgggggtggtcagcaagacagtaTAAGGCCCCTTCCACCGTGGCTCTAGACTCGAAGTCTGGTGGCGCCGaacccaaacggagtccccaatctggaaagggtgggggaccaccggcttgtccagctgctctcggtaggctttagccaagggtttccagatctccttctgcaccagctggagggcctgtagatgtgcccCTAAAGTGGGGCTGGtagcaaaagatgagatatcaggatggagaaatttcacgactggaggtggggccccatagagaatttcaaaaggggttaggccgtgcggcccaggagtattccgggctcggtaaagagccaaggggagtaggagcacccaatctctagtgccagttgcaagcgttaatttggttaaagtctccttgattgtcctattagctcgctctacctgtcctgaactctgggggcggtatgcGCAATGGAGTCTCCAGTCCATCCCCAACAGTTTGGCCACCTTCTGACTTACCTGGGAGACGAAGGCAGGCCCATTGTCTGACCCCAATAtctgaggcatcccataccttgggaagatttcctccaacagtttctttgtgaCTATATTAGCCGtctcattcttggttggaaatgcctcaatccatcctgaaaaggtgtccacaaagaccaggaggtaccggtacccATAGAGTCCGGGTTTTACTTCTGTAAAGTCTATCTCCCAATGCACACCGGGACGGTGGCCCCTCAAACGGGCTCCTTTGGCTAGATGTGCTTTACCTGCATTGACCTGGGCACATGCGGGGCAGGTAGAGGCCACCCGTCGGAGCACCCGATTCTGGTTTAGCAGAATTGTCccggtgttttctctgtctatcagggtctttatttttgtctcactTAGATGAGTTAGGGCATGGAGGAATTGTAACATATGGTGGGTGTGAGAGGTGGGCATCACTATCCGGTTCCCCAGTAGGTAGGCTTGTCTCTGTGGGTCCCagtccgcccccattttctttgctagctcatggtcttcggGGCTGTAGGGCATGGGCTCTCTCCCGGGTGGAGGAGGCTCTGGAGTGTCCTGTATAGCCATTAACTGGCTATTCCCTATTGGCTGGGATGCCACTGTCCGGGCAGTCAAATCCGCCAGCCGGTTCCCTTTGGCTATCTTGGAGTTGTCTTTTTGGTGCCCCGGGCAGTGGACAATGCTGAGCTGGAGCGGGAGAAACAGGGCCCGCAGGAGGTCCAggatttcctttttgttcttgatCTCTTTACCTGCGGATGTGAGCAGGCCCCTCCGTCGGTAGATTTCACCATGGACATGTGCAGTGGCGAAGGCGTATCTGCTATCTGTATACACGATGAGtttcttaccttctgccatccgAAGGGCCTGGGTGAGGGCGATCAGTTCCGCCCGCTGAGCCGAAGTCCCAGGCGGGAGGGCCGAGGCCCATACCACTTCGGACTCGGTGGTAACAGCTGCCCCGGCCCTGCGTTCTCCTCCGTCCAGGTagctgctcccatctgtgtaccagacgACATCTGGGTTCTTGAGCGGCTGATCTGTTAGGTCAGGGCGAGTGCCATGCGCCTCGGCTAAAATCTGGAGGCAATCATGCTCTATGGATGGGCTAGGCAGCggcagcaaggtggcagggttaagggagACAACGGGTCCGAACGTGACCCGGTCTGAGTCCAAGAGTAAGGCCTGGTAGTAAGTCATTCGGGCGTTGGAGAGCCATCTGTCTGGTGGTTGTCGGACCAAGGCCTCCACGGCATGGGAGGCCAGTACAGTCAGGGGCTGACCCAGGGTCAGTTTCCCGGCATCCTTGAGTAGAACtgcaatggctgccaccatgcggaggcagggaggccatccTATGGCCACAGGGTCCAATTTCTTGGACAAGTATGCCACAGGTCTCCTCCAGGGTCCCAGTCTTTGCACCAGCACCCCTTTAGCAAAGCCCGAGTTCTCATCTATAAACAGTTCAAAGGGTTTGGTAAGatctggcagacccagagccggggcctcaagtaaggccttcttgatctgttggaatgcttcctgctgcttctctcccCATTGGAACATTACCCCTGGTTTTGTGAGGGGATATAGGGGGGCGGCCAATTCAGCGAACCCGGGGATCCATAAGCGACAGTACCCAGCCGTACCCAGGAATTCCCGAACCTGGCGGGGGCTGCGAGGAGGGGGAATGGAGAGTATTGTCTCTTTCCTGGCCTCCGTCAGCCATCTCTGTCCCCCAGTCAGGGTATAGCCCAGGTACGTGACCTTGTCTCGGCAAATTTGTGCCTTTCTGGCCGAGGCCCTGTAGCCCTTCTGTCCAAGCCTGGCCAGTAAAGCCCGAGTGCCCTCTAGGCACTCGGCCCGACTCCTGGCGGCCAGAAGTAAGTCGTCTACGTACTGGAGCACGGTCAGGGTTGGATGCTCGACCCGGAACCCGGCCAGATCTGCATGCAGGGCCTCATCaaagagggttgggctatttTTGAAGCCTTGAGGGAGCCGTGTCCAGGTCAGCTGTCCCGAGAGTCCCTGTTCTGGGTCTCTCCATTCAAAGGCAAACAGTAGTTGGCTTTTAGGGTGCAGTCTcaagcagaagaaggcatctttcaGGTCTAATACCGTGTACCAGACGTGCGTCGGTGGGAGGGTACTCAGGAGGTTGTAAGGGTTGGGCACCGTGGGGTGTATGTCCTCCACCCGCTTATTGACCTCTCTCAAATCCTGGACTGGcctgtagtcccctgtccccggttTCTTTACGGGCAAGAGAGGGGTATTCCATGGGGACTGACAGGGCTTTAGTACCCCTTGGTCCAGGAGCCTCCGGATATGGGGTTTAATTCCCTCATGGgcttcccgtgacattgggtatTGTCTGATTGAGACGGGAGTGgcggaggcctttaatgagatcatcagcggtggctgatcgcgtgccaaccccagacccccagtctctgcccaggctcGAGGAAACTCTTCTAACCAGTTCTGTAATTCCTCAGGGGCCTTTTTCGAgggttctgactcaaacaaacggtaTTCTTCTTCTAGATTGAGGGCCAGGATTTGTAGAGGGCCCCCTCTAGGACCCGTGACCCTTGGTCCCtcttcatcaaaatagatttgtgCTTTTAGCTTGGTTAATAGatcccgtcctaacagcggatgggggcattcaggtatgtgcagaaaggaatgggttacttgccctgaagccagttgaaCTTTTCTCTCGGTAGTCCAGTAATATCTCCTGTTTCCAGTTGCCCCTTGTACCAGTGCAGACTGCCGGCTAAGGGGCACTCCGGCATgggttaggactgaatgttcggcaccagtatcaaccaggaaggtcacgggctgccccccgatcttgagggttatcctaggctcaggggggggggctcctggcctcgacccccctagtcctccagactaaggaggtccgcagtcttgggcttgggccggcggggtccttgtggcttcttgggacattcccgggcccagtgtcccttctccttgcagtaagcacattgatctttatctaggggtggcctccttcgtcCTCCCGGcctatctccctctctccgctgtccctgGGATACAACGGCGGCCAAaactctctttatctctctatgctgtttcctatccctttcctcttgtttctgccatctcttttcctctcgctcttcaggagtttctctcttattaaatactttc is part of the Peromyscus eremicus chromosome 6, PerEre_H2_v1, whole genome shotgun sequence genome and encodes:
- the LOC131913859 gene encoding LOW QUALITY PROTEIN: uncharacterized protein LOC131913859 (The sequence of the model RefSeq protein was modified relative to this genomic sequence to represent the inferred CDS: inserted 2 bases in 1 codon; deleted 2 bases in 1 codon; substituted 1 base at 1 genomic stop codon), giving the protein MKKGLVIRRHKEKQEKHAVLKKDLLVEEPPPYQAGPTRRPGGATVAPAAAGVAPAAAVEAAAALAAAIRPEGLNQQLQYWPFSASDLYNWKQHNPPFSRDPVALTNLIESILVTHRPTWDDCQQLLQTLLTVEEKQRVFLEARKQVPGDDGRPTQLPNIIDAAFPLTXQFNTPEGREHLRLYRQLLLAGLRAAARRPTNLAQVRNVIQGKEETPAAFLERLKEAYRMYTPYDPEDPGQAPGIILSFIYQSSSDIRTKLQRLEGLQALGLPDLVKEAEKVFNKRETPEEREEKRWQKQEERDRKQHREIKRVLAAVVSQGQRREGDRPGGRRRPPLDKDQCAYCKEKGHWARECPKKPQGPRRPKPKTADLLSLEDXGGRGQEPPPEPRITLKIGGQPVTFLVDTGAEHSVLTHAGVPLSRQSALVQGATGNRRYYWTTERKVQLASGQVTHSFLHIPECPHPLLGRDLLTKLKAQIYFDEEGPRVTGPRGGPLQILALNLEEEYRLFESEPSKKAPEELQNWLEEFPRAWAETGGLGLARDQPPLMISLKASATPVSIRQYPMSREAHEGIKPHIRRLLDQGVLKPCQSPWNTPLLPVKKPGTGDYRPVQDLREVNKRVEDIHPTVPNPYNLLSTLPPTHVWYTVLDLKDAFFCLRLHPKSQLLFAFEWRDPEQGLSGQLTWTRLPQGFKNSPTLFDEALHADLAGFRVEHPTLTVLQYVDDLLLAARSRAECLEGTRALLARLGQKGYRASARKAQICRDKVTYLGYTLTGGQRWLTEARKETILSIPPPRSPRQVREFLGTAGYCRLWIPGFAELAAPLYPLTKPGVMFQWGEKQQEAFQQIKKALLEAPALGLPDLTKPFELFIDENSGFAKGVLVQRLGPWRRPVAYLSKKLDPVAIGWPPCLRMVAAIAVLLKDAGKLTLGQPLTVLASHAVEALVRQPPDRWLSNARMTYYQALLLDSDRVTFGPVVSLNPATLLPLPSPSIEHDCLQILAEAHGTRPDLTDQPLKNPDVVWYTDGSSYLDGGERRAGAAVTTESEVVWASALPPGTSAQRAELIALTQALRMAEGKKLIVYTDSRYAFATAHVHGEIYRRRGLLTSAGKEIKNKKEILDLLRALFLPLQLSIVHCPGHQKDNSKIAKGNRLADLTARTVASQPIGNSQLMAIQDTPEPPPPGREPMPYSPEDHELAKKMGADWDPQRQAYLLGNRIVMPTSHTHHMLQFLHALTHLSETKIKTLIDRENTGTILLNQNRVLRRVASTCPACAQVNAEAPLLTYSSTPEDYPSTRFDY